One uncultured Gellertiella sp. genomic window carries:
- a CDS encoding proton-conducting transporter membrane subunit, whose translation MAHLLPLLVPLCFFSAALLAASAPSFRPRRMLGFVERLALLAVLAALAAAFLLVLSPPGTSPAVGFGLLAVSLRHDLVSTTMLVLVSFLGWIIIRFSSTYLDGEARQGAFAAWLAATLASVSLFAVAGTLLLLVASFVATSLCLHQLLLFYGQRPGARRAARKKFILSRLADLSLAGAALLLALGYGTGDIATILESARAGNAPVGAGAAATLIAIAALLKSAQFPTHGWLTEVMECPTPVSALLHAGIVNAGGFLLIRFADILLLSPATLGALVVTGGFTALFGGLVMLTQSAVKTSLAWSTVSQMGFMIFQCGLGLFPVALLHIVAHSLYKAHAFLSSGRAVEQVVALRRPGPVAIPDIQAVARAFLLAILIYGIAGLAFGFWHKPPQAIALGAILIFGVAYLIAQGLADAAPRELTWRICLQASVAATGYFALQAAAYALLAKTLPAPPPPGPLEWALIVLAVGTFGIVAIAQSLFPLWASHPATAGLRVHLQNGLYVNALFDRLLNHTAALSPVSGKD comes from the coding sequence ATGGCACATCTGTTACCTCTTCTCGTCCCGCTCTGCTTTTTTTCCGCCGCCCTGCTGGCAGCCAGTGCGCCGTCGTTTCGCCCGCGCCGAATGCTCGGATTTGTCGAACGGCTGGCTCTCCTGGCCGTCCTCGCCGCCCTTGCGGCAGCCTTTCTCCTTGTCCTGTCCCCACCGGGCACAAGTCCCGCCGTCGGGTTCGGCTTGCTTGCCGTCTCCCTGCGCCATGATCTCGTCAGCACCACGATGCTGGTTCTGGTGAGCTTCCTCGGCTGGATCATCATCCGCTTCAGTTCAACCTATCTCGACGGCGAGGCGCGGCAGGGGGCTTTCGCAGCCTGGCTCGCCGCCACCCTGGCATCGGTTTCACTCTTCGCCGTCGCAGGAACATTGCTGCTGCTGGTTGCAAGTTTCGTGGCGACAAGCCTTTGCCTGCATCAGCTCCTGCTGTTTTATGGGCAGAGGCCGGGTGCGCGGCGGGCAGCGCGCAAGAAGTTCATTCTGTCGCGCCTGGCGGATCTGAGCCTTGCCGGTGCCGCCCTGCTTCTGGCCCTCGGCTATGGGACAGGCGACATCGCCACCATTCTCGAAAGCGCCCGCGCGGGCAATGCGCCTGTGGGTGCAGGTGCGGCAGCGACGCTGATCGCCATTGCGGCCCTGTTGAAGTCCGCCCAGTTCCCGACCCATGGCTGGCTGACCGAGGTCATGGAGTGCCCGACGCCGGTCTCTGCCCTGCTGCATGCCGGCATCGTCAATGCCGGGGGCTTCCTGCTGATCCGTTTCGCCGACATCCTGCTTCTGTCCCCCGCCACGCTCGGGGCGCTTGTGGTGACCGGTGGCTTTACCGCCCTGTTCGGCGGTCTGGTCATGCTGACACAGAGCGCGGTGAAGACCTCGCTTGCCTGGTCGACCGTGTCGCAGATGGGGTTCATGATCTTCCAGTGCGGGCTCGGCCTGTTTCCGGTCGCGCTTCTGCATATCGTCGCCCATTCCCTGTACAAGGCTCATGCCTTTCTCTCCTCGGGACGTGCCGTGGAACAGGTCGTGGCCCTTCGCAGGCCGGGACCGGTGGCCATTCCCGACATCCAGGCGGTGGCAAGGGCGTTTCTGCTGGCAATCCTCATCTATGGCATTGCCGGTCTCGCCTTCGGCTTCTGGCACAAGCCGCCGCAGGCGATCGCGCTGGGTGCCATCCTGATCTTCGGCGTGGCCTATCTCATTGCCCAGGGCCTGGCCGATGCCGCGCCACGGGAACTGACCTGGCGGATTTGCCTGCAGGCCAGTGTCGCGGCCACCGGCTATTTTGCCCTTCAGGCCGCAGCCTATGCCCTGCTGGCGAAAACCCTTCCCGCACCGCCACCCCCGGGGCCGCTGGAATGGGCGCTGATCGTGCTTGCCGTCGGCACCTTCGGCATCGTGGCCAT